From Pandoraea norimbergensis, the proteins below share one genomic window:
- a CDS encoding LysR substrate-binding domain-containing protein, with the protein MDIKQMRYFLAVAEEGNFGRAAERLNMAQPPLTRHIQALEAQLGTQLFVRTPKGATLTAAGETLLAEVPNILSLARRAEEQTRLAGEGYIGRLDVGIFSSGILNVIPRLLANFHTARPEVKIGLHNLSKAEQIAALRERRIAIGFNRLIPDEPDIAVDWIHREPFLVALYEGHPLCKRTSLTLADLDNERMILYPNAPMPGLAEEVTAAFRAEGVTLRVEQEAEDVVTSIALVASRFGICVTTESAANLRLPGVVYRPLKSQRLRSIELNCMYRRDDTSPILAAFLALIRQSRNHRHALTM; encoded by the coding sequence ATGGACATCAAGCAGATGCGGTACTTCCTCGCTGTGGCCGAGGAAGGCAATTTCGGACGCGCCGCCGAGCGGCTGAACATGGCGCAGCCGCCGCTCACGCGGCACATTCAGGCGCTCGAAGCGCAACTGGGCACCCAGTTGTTCGTGCGCACCCCCAAGGGCGCGACGCTCACGGCCGCAGGCGAAACGCTGCTCGCCGAGGTGCCCAACATCCTGTCGCTTGCCCGGCGCGCGGAAGAACAGACACGTCTGGCCGGCGAAGGCTATATCGGGCGGCTCGACGTCGGCATCTTCAGCTCGGGCATTCTCAATGTGATTCCGCGCCTGCTCGCCAACTTTCACACGGCCCGGCCCGAGGTGAAGATCGGGCTGCACAACCTCTCGAAAGCCGAACAGATCGCCGCGCTTCGCGAGCGCCGCATCGCCATCGGCTTCAACCGCCTGATTCCGGACGAGCCCGACATTGCCGTCGACTGGATTCATCGCGAGCCGTTTCTCGTGGCGCTCTACGAGGGGCATCCGCTATGCAAGCGAACATCGCTCACGCTCGCCGATCTCGATAACGAACGGATGATTCTTTATCCGAACGCACCGATGCCGGGCTTGGCGGAAGAAGTGACGGCGGCCTTTCGTGCGGAGGGAGTGACGTTGCGCGTCGAGCAGGAGGCAGAGGACGTGGTGACGTCGATCGCGCTGGTGGCGAGCCGCTTCGGCATTTGCGTGACGACGGAGTCGGCGGCGAATCTGCGCTTACCCGGTGTGGTGTACCGGCCGCTCAAGTCGCAACGTCTGCGCTCCATTGAACTGAACTGCATGTATCGGCGCGACGACACGTCGCCGATTCTTGCGGCATTTCTGGCGCTGATCCGGCAGTCGCGAAATCACCGGCATGCGCTGACGATGTGA
- a CDS encoding high-affinity branched-chain amino acid ABC transporter permease LivM, whose translation MTQQLTLKSGAVNRAPAGETLKGAVIATLVTIILTAPILGLQLKLEGYQVVLEQHWRPVWIAAAIVFIFQMIKPMLLRSKRAVKLPTMPTLGRRQQLLAMWVLLAIGLVWPFVGSRGAVDVATLALIYCILGLGLNIVVGFAGLLDLGYVGFYAVGGYTYALLNQYFGLTFWECLPLAALMSATFGFLLGFPVLRLRGDYLAIVTLGFGEIIRLLLNNLTSITGGPDGVSGIPKPSVFGFEMARSSSVEGAKTFHELLGMSYSGSHMVIFLYLLAFVLVGFTLFVTSRLIRMPIGRAWEALREDEIACRSLGLNPTRIKLSAFTLGASFAGLAGAFFAARQGLVTPESFTFIESALILAVVVLGGMGSQVGVILAAILLTVLPEVARGFAEYRMLIFGLVMVLMMMWRPQGLLPATRPHVELPQ comes from the coding sequence ATGACACAACAACTCACGCTCAAGTCCGGCGCCGTCAACCGTGCGCCGGCCGGAGAGACGCTCAAGGGCGCGGTCATCGCCACGCTCGTGACGATCATCCTCACGGCCCCCATCCTGGGCCTGCAACTGAAGCTCGAAGGCTATCAGGTCGTGCTGGAGCAACACTGGCGTCCCGTGTGGATCGCCGCCGCGATCGTGTTCATCTTCCAGATGATCAAGCCGATGCTGCTGCGCTCCAAGCGCGCGGTGAAGCTGCCGACCATGCCCACGCTGGGCCGCCGTCAGCAACTGCTCGCGATGTGGGTGCTGCTCGCCATCGGACTCGTGTGGCCGTTTGTCGGCTCACGCGGTGCGGTGGACGTGGCAACGCTGGCGCTCATCTACTGCATTCTGGGTCTCGGCCTGAATATCGTGGTGGGCTTCGCCGGTCTGCTCGATCTGGGCTACGTCGGCTTCTACGCCGTCGGTGGCTACACGTACGCGCTGCTCAATCAGTACTTCGGTCTGACGTTCTGGGAATGCCTGCCGCTGGCCGCACTCATGTCGGCAACGTTCGGCTTCCTGCTCGGCTTCCCGGTGCTGCGTCTGCGCGGTGACTATCTGGCCATCGTGACGCTCGGCTTCGGCGAAATCATCCGCCTGCTGCTCAACAACCTGACGAGCATCACCGGTGGCCCGGACGGCGTGTCGGGCATTCCGAAGCCCAGCGTGTTCGGCTTCGAAATGGCGCGCTCGTCGAGCGTCGAAGGAGCGAAGACTTTCCATGAGTTGCTGGGCATGTCGTACAGCGGCTCGCACATGGTGATCTTTCTGTACCTGCTCGCGTTCGTGCTGGTCGGCTTCACGCTGTTCGTTACCAGCCGCCTGATCCGCATGCCGATCGGCCGTGCGTGGGAAGCGCTGCGCGAAGACGAAATCGCCTGCCGCTCGCTCGGCCTGAACCCCACGCGCATCAAGCTCTCGGCGTTCACGCTGGGCGCGTCGTTCGCGGGGCTGGCCGGTGCGTTCTTTGCGGCACGCCAAGGGCTCGTGACACCCGAGTCGTTCACGTTCATCGAATCGGCGCTGATTCTCGCCGTCGTGGTGCTGGGCGGCATGGGCTCGCAGGTCGGCGTGATTCTCGCGGCCATCCTGCTCACCGTGTTGCCGGAAGTGGCGCGCGGTTTTGCCGAGTACCGGATGCTGATCTTCGGTCTGGTGATGGTGCTGATGATGATGTGGCGTCCGCAGGGCCTGCTGCCCGCCACTCGCCCGCATGTGGAGTTGCCGCAATGA
- a CDS encoding ArsR/SmtB family transcription factor, with the protein MTNHSIPLDRVFQALSDPTRRAVVERLTFGPASVSELAQPFSMALPSFSQHLKLLEDCGLVVSTKAGRVRTYALETETLASAQDWLQLQRDKWTRRLDQLDNYLLQMKETP; encoded by the coding sequence ATGACTAACCATTCCATCCCTCTCGATCGGGTCTTTCAGGCGCTTTCGGATCCAACACGCCGGGCGGTGGTCGAACGTCTGACGTTCGGTCCGGCGTCGGTGAGCGAGCTGGCGCAACCGTTTTCGATGGCGTTGCCGTCGTTCTCGCAGCACCTGAAGCTGCTTGAGGATTGCGGACTGGTGGTCTCAACCAAAGCGGGCCGCGTGCGCACTTATGCGCTCGAGACCGAAACGTTGGCGAGCGCGCAGGACTGGCTGCAATTGCAGCGCGACAAGTGGACGCGCCGGCTCGATCAACTCGACAACTACCTGTTGCAGATGAAGGAGACACCCTAA
- the livH gene encoding high-affinity branched-chain amino acid ABC transporter permease LivH: MNEFFPQLAQQLVNGLTLGAIYALIAIGYTMVYGIIGMINFAHGEIYMIGAYVGLVTLTAIGTSAGYPLPLVLGAALLVAVLITGLYGFAIERVAYRPLRGGPRLGPLISAIGMSIFLQNYVQIGQGARDVSVPMLISGAIDIPMGDFTVTIPYARMLIMGVTLALMIALTLFIANSRMGRACRACAEDMRMANLLGIDTNRVISFTFILGAMLAAVGGVLIGLTIGKLNPYIGFIAGIKAFTAAVLGGIGSIPGAMLGGVLLGLAETLASGYMPSEYKDVVAFGLLVLVLLFRPTGLLGKPDIEKV; encoded by the coding sequence ATGAACGAATTTTTCCCACAGCTCGCCCAGCAACTGGTCAATGGCCTGACGCTGGGTGCGATCTACGCGTTGATTGCCATTGGCTACACAATGGTCTACGGCATCATCGGCATGATCAACTTTGCCCACGGCGAGATCTATATGATCGGTGCCTACGTCGGGCTTGTCACACTGACTGCAATCGGTACGTCGGCGGGCTATCCCCTGCCCCTCGTACTGGGCGCAGCGCTGCTGGTAGCGGTGCTGATCACGGGCCTGTACGGCTTCGCGATCGAGCGGGTGGCTTATCGCCCGCTGCGCGGCGGCCCCCGCCTTGGACCACTGATCTCCGCGATCGGTATGTCCATCTTCCTGCAAAACTACGTGCAGATCGGTCAGGGCGCGCGTGACGTGTCCGTGCCGATGCTGATCTCGGGTGCCATCGATATTCCGATGGGCGACTTCACCGTGACCATTCCGTACGCCCGCATGCTGATCATGGGTGTCACGCTCGCGTTGATGATTGCGCTCACGCTGTTCATCGCCAACTCGCGCATGGGCCGTGCCTGCCGCGCGTGTGCCGAAGACATGCGCATGGCCAACCTGCTCGGCATCGATACGAATCGCGTGATCTCGTTCACGTTCATCCTCGGCGCCATGCTCGCGGCCGTGGGCGGCGTGCTGATCGGCCTGACCATCGGCAAGCTCAATCCGTATATCGGCTTCATTGCCGGCATCAAGGCCTTCACGGCCGCAGTGCTCGGCGGTATCGGCAGCATTCCCGGCGCCATGCTGGGCGGTGTGCTGCTGGGGCTGGCGGAAACGCTCGCGTCGGGCTACATGCCCTCCGAGTACAAGGATGTCGTGGCCTTCGGCCTGCTGGTGCTGGTGCTGCTGTTCCGCCCGACCGGCCTGCTGGGCAAGCCTGACATCGAGAAAGTCTGA
- the livG gene encoding high-affinity branched-chain amino acid ABC transporter ATP-binding protein LivG → MSADLLKLSGLQMRFGGLLAVDGVEFAVRKNEIFAVIGPNGAGKTTVFNCVGGFYRPTAGSIMLDGGDITGLPSHMVARRGLVRTFQNIRLFRQLTVVENLLVAQHMRVHSGFLQGLFSTGAFRRAERTALERAKHWLDRLGLTAVANREAGTLSYGHQRRLEIARCMITEPRLLMLDEPAAGLNPQEKIELQQLVDNLRHEFGISVLLIEHDMSLVMGVSDRILVMEHGKPIMTGKPDEVRNDPRVIKAYLGEE, encoded by the coding sequence ATGAGTGCAGACCTGTTGAAACTTTCCGGCTTGCAGATGCGCTTCGGCGGTCTGCTGGCTGTCGACGGCGTCGAGTTCGCCGTGCGCAAGAACGAAATCTTCGCCGTGATCGGCCCGAACGGTGCCGGCAAGACCACCGTGTTCAACTGCGTGGGCGGTTTCTATCGCCCTACTGCCGGTTCGATCATGCTCGATGGCGGCGACATCACCGGGCTGCCGAGCCATATGGTGGCGCGTCGCGGGCTGGTGCGTACGTTCCAGAACATTCGCCTGTTCCGCCAATTGACCGTGGTCGAAAACCTGCTGGTCGCGCAGCACATGCGCGTGCACAGCGGTTTTCTGCAAGGGCTCTTCTCGACCGGCGCTTTCCGTCGCGCCGAGCGCACCGCCCTTGAGCGCGCCAAGCACTGGCTCGACCGTCTGGGTTTGACGGCTGTGGCCAATCGCGAGGCCGGCACGCTCTCGTACGGACATCAGCGCCGGCTGGAAATCGCGCGCTGCATGATCACCGAGCCGCGCCTGCTCATGCTCGACGAACCGGCTGCCGGTCTGAATCCGCAGGAAAAGATCGAGTTGCAACAACTCGTCGACAACCTGCGCCATGAGTTCGGGATCTCGGTGCTGCTGATCGAGCACGACATGAGTCTCGTGATGGGTGTTTCCGACCGGATTCTCGTGATGGAACACGGCAAGCCGATCATGACCGGCAAGCCCGACGAGGTGCGCAACGACCCGCGCGTCATCAAGGCCTACCTCGGGGAGGAATAA
- a CDS encoding tautomerase family protein, whose product MPIVHINLVEGRDDATVKACVKAVARTVHETLGAPLESIRVYATQVPAAHWAVGERTKDEPAAPAKAGA is encoded by the coding sequence ATGCCTATCGTACATATCAATCTGGTGGAAGGTCGCGACGACGCCACCGTGAAAGCCTGCGTCAAGGCCGTGGCACGCACCGTGCACGAGACGCTTGGCGCACCGCTCGAATCGATTCGCGTCTATGCGACGCAGGTCCCAGCCGCCCACTGGGCTGTGGGTGAGCGCACCAAGGACGAGCCGGCTGCACCGGCCAAGGCGGGCGCGTAA
- a CDS encoding SRPBCC family protein: MSHANLFSVDPKLDLVLERYVDVPCERVWAAWTQPEHLKKWFTPAPWQTVECEIDLRPGGLFHTVMRSPEGQQFPNVGCYLEVEENSRLVWTNAVLPGFRPAPAPVAEHGGFHFTAAVLMEAHGKGTRYTAIAMHGDETTRAQHEAMGFHDGWGKALDQLVELMK, from the coding sequence ATGAGCCATGCCAATCTTTTCTCGGTCGACCCCAAACTCGATCTGGTGCTCGAACGTTACGTCGACGTGCCGTGTGAGCGTGTGTGGGCGGCATGGACGCAGCCGGAACATCTCAAGAAGTGGTTCACTCCAGCGCCGTGGCAGACCGTCGAGTGCGAGATCGATCTACGCCCGGGTGGCCTTTTTCACACCGTGATGCGCTCGCCGGAGGGGCAGCAATTCCCCAACGTCGGCTGCTATCTGGAAGTGGAGGAGAATTCGCGCCTCGTGTGGACCAACGCAGTGCTGCCGGGTTTTCGTCCCGCGCCTGCGCCGGTCGCCGAACATGGCGGCTTCCACTTCACGGCGGCCGTGTTGATGGAGGCGCATGGCAAGGGCACACGTTACACGGCGATCGCGATGCATGGCGACGAGACCACGCGTGCGCAGCACGAAGCGATGGGCTTCCACGACGGTTGGGGCAAGGCGCTCGATCAGTTGGTCGAACTGATGAAGTGA
- the ribD gene encoding bifunctional diaminohydroxyphosphoribosylaminopyrimidine deaminase/5-amino-6-(5-phosphoribosylamino)uracil reductase RibD, translating to MFSEQDFAYMRRALALAERGMFTTAPNPRVGCVIVNEGRVIGEGFTQPAGQDHAEVQAMKDARTRGEALRDATAYVTLEPCSHYGRTPPCAKGLIEAGVKRVIAAMEDPNPLVAGRGLTMLRDAGIEVRCGLLEQEARELNIGFVARMTRGTPWVRMKVAASLDGKTALHNGVSQWLTGPAARADGHAWRARACAILTGIGTVREDDPSLTVREVPTPRQPLRIIVDSRLDISLTAKVLADGNALVVCANGDEARVARLRDHGIDVLDLPNASGKVELPALMRALGERQINELHVEAGFKLNGSLLREHCVDELLAYFAPCIVGDAQGMFNLPALTSLDDKIPLTFSDVRMIEGDLRVMARIKRT from the coding sequence ATGTTCTCGGAACAGGATTTTGCTTACATGCGCCGCGCGCTGGCTCTGGCCGAGCGCGGCATGTTCACCACCGCGCCGAATCCGCGCGTGGGGTGTGTGATCGTCAACGAAGGCCGGGTGATCGGCGAAGGTTTCACACAGCCGGCGGGTCAGGATCACGCCGAAGTGCAGGCCATGAAGGACGCCCGCACGCGCGGCGAAGCGCTGCGCGACGCCACAGCCTACGTAACGTTGGAGCCGTGCAGCCATTACGGCCGTACACCGCCTTGCGCAAAGGGCCTGATCGAAGCTGGCGTCAAGCGCGTGATCGCCGCGATGGAAGATCCGAATCCGCTCGTCGCCGGGCGCGGCCTGACGATGTTGCGCGATGCCGGTATCGAAGTGCGTTGCGGATTGCTCGAACAGGAAGCACGCGAACTCAATATCGGGTTTGTCGCACGCATGACGCGCGGCACGCCGTGGGTGCGCATGAAAGTGGCCGCCAGCCTCGATGGCAAGACGGCGCTGCACAACGGCGTGAGTCAATGGCTGACCGGGCCTGCGGCACGCGCCGATGGCCATGCATGGCGCGCCCGCGCTTGCGCCATTCTCACGGGTATCGGCACCGTTCGTGAAGACGATCCGTCGCTGACCGTGCGTGAAGTGCCGACGCCGCGTCAGCCGCTGCGCATCATCGTCGACTCGCGGCTAGATATTTCCTTGACCGCCAAAGTGCTTGCCGACGGTAACGCACTCGTGGTTTGTGCAAACGGCGACGAAGCACGTGTGGCGCGTCTGCGCGATCACGGCATCGATGTGCTCGACTTGCCCAACGCCAGCGGCAAGGTCGAACTCCCGGCACTGATGCGCGCGCTCGGCGAGCGGCAGATCAACGAGTTGCACGTGGAGGCGGGCTTCAAGCTCAACGGGTCATTGCTGCGCGAGCACTGCGTGGATGAACTGCTGGCATATTTCGCCCCCTGCATCGTCGGCGACGCACAAGGCATGTTCAATCTGCCCGCGCTCACATCGCTCGACGACAAGATCCCTCTCACGTTTTCGGACGTGCGGATGATCGAAGGCGATCTGCGCGTCATGGCGCGTATCAAGCGGACCTAA
- a CDS encoding 2-keto-4-pentenoate hydratase yields MSHIQDYAKLLDDAAHHAHEVEQFDTDNRLSLDDAYAIQAASLARRAARGETRVGVKMGFTSRAKMVQMGLSDVIWGRLTSGMQVEEGTAIDFKRFVHPRVEPEIAFILKKPLEGNVTGPQALAAVEAIAPAIEIIDSRYKDFKFTLPEVIADNASSSGFVIGAWHDPRTDFSNLGLAMTINGRTVQVGSTAALLGHPLRSLVAAARLSAAAGEPLQAGWIVMAGGATPAEYIKPGQYVSVEMEKLGSVGFHV; encoded by the coding sequence ATGAGCCATATTCAGGATTACGCCAAGCTGCTCGACGACGCCGCGCATCACGCGCACGAGGTCGAACAGTTCGATACCGATAACCGTCTCTCGCTCGACGATGCGTACGCCATTCAGGCCGCTTCGCTGGCACGCCGTGCGGCGCGCGGCGAGACGCGTGTCGGCGTGAAGATGGGCTTCACCAGCCGCGCCAAGATGGTCCAGATGGGTCTCTCGGACGTGATCTGGGGCCGTCTTACGTCGGGCATGCAGGTGGAAGAGGGCACGGCCATCGACTTCAAGCGCTTTGTGCATCCGCGCGTCGAGCCCGAGATCGCTTTCATTCTGAAGAAGCCGCTGGAGGGCAACGTGACCGGCCCGCAGGCACTGGCCGCGGTCGAAGCGATTGCACCGGCCATCGAGATCATCGACTCGCGCTACAAGGACTTCAAGTTCACGTTGCCGGAAGTGATTGCGGACAACGCCTCGTCGAGCGGTTTCGTGATCGGTGCGTGGCACGACCCGCGCACGGATTTCTCGAATCTGGGACTGGCGATGACCATCAACGGCCGCACGGTGCAGGTCGGCTCAACGGCGGCGCTGCTCGGTCATCCGTTGCGCTCGCTGGTCGCGGCGGCACGTCTGTCGGCCGCTGCGGGTGAGCCGCTGCAAGCCGGCTGGATCGTGATGGCTGGCGGCGCAACGCCGGCCGAGTACATCAAGCCGGGTCAGTACGTGTCGGTGGAAATGGAAAAGCTGGGCAGCGTGGGCTTCCACGTCTGA
- a CDS encoding 2-keto-4-pentenoate hydratase: MATDQQRLQAAADALVEAERSRHFIAPLRETFAPLSIEDAYAIQRINTERRLAAGRRVVGCKIGLTSVAVQKQLGVDQPDFGLLFDDMGYGDGEPIPASILTQPKIEAEIAFVIGRDLNVDNPGQLDVLNAIEYALPALEIVGSRVADWNIRITDTIADNASSSAYVLGNTPKKLSEFDVRLCGMVMERRGEPVSVGAGAACLGSPINAVVWLARTMAAVGTPLKAGDLVLSGALGPMAAVTPGDIFETRINGLGSVRAVFEPASEAAR, encoded by the coding sequence ATGGCGACCGATCAGCAACGTTTGCAAGCGGCCGCCGACGCCCTCGTCGAAGCCGAGCGTTCACGCCACTTCATCGCCCCGTTGCGCGAGACTTTCGCGCCGTTGTCGATCGAAGACGCCTATGCCATCCAGCGCATCAACACCGAGCGCCGTCTCGCTGCCGGGCGCCGCGTCGTCGGCTGCAAGATCGGCCTGACGTCGGTGGCCGTGCAAAAGCAGCTTGGCGTGGATCAGCCCGACTTCGGCCTGTTGTTCGACGACATGGGCTATGGCGATGGCGAACCAATTCCCGCATCGATTCTCACGCAGCCGAAGATCGAAGCCGAGATCGCCTTCGTGATCGGGCGCGATCTGAATGTCGACAACCCGGGCCAGCTCGATGTCTTGAACGCCATCGAATATGCGTTGCCCGCACTCGAAATCGTGGGCAGCCGCGTGGCTGACTGGAATATCCGTATCACCGACACGATTGCCGACAACGCCTCGTCGTCGGCCTATGTGCTCGGCAACACGCCGAAGAAGCTCTCCGAGTTCGACGTGCGCCTGTGCGGCATGGTGATGGAGCGCCGCGGCGAGCCGGTCTCCGTGGGCGCCGGTGCCGCGTGTCTGGGCAGCCCGATCAACGCGGTGGTGTGGCTGGCCCGCACGATGGCCGCCGTGGGCACGCCGCTCAAGGCGGGCGATCTGGTGCTCTCCGGCGCGCTCGGCCCGATGGCGGCCGTCACGCCGGGCGACATCTTCGAGACCCGTATCAACGGCCTGGGCTCGGTCCGCGCCGTGTTTGAACCCGCCAGCGAGGCCGCACGATGA
- a CDS encoding ABC transporter ATP-binding protein: MLKLEQIHTHYGAVEALSGVSIEVNKGEIVTLIGSNGAGKTTLMMTVCGTPRASSGRVMFEGNDITGSPTHEIMRMGMAISPEGRRVFPSLTVIENLKMGGFFGSKHEIEAGMEHVFKLFPRLAQRGKQRAGTMSGGEQQMLAIGRALMSRPRLLLLDEPTLGLAPLVIAQIFDIIRTIREEGVTVFLVEQNANKALHVADRGYVLETGRVVLADSADNLLANDDIKRAYLGA, from the coding sequence ATGCTGAAGCTGGAACAGATCCACACCCATTACGGGGCCGTCGAAGCGCTCTCGGGCGTATCGATCGAAGTGAACAAGGGCGAGATCGTCACGCTCATCGGCAGTAACGGCGCGGGCAAAACCACGCTGATGATGACGGTATGCGGCACGCCGCGTGCGTCGAGCGGGCGCGTGATGTTCGAAGGCAACGACATCACCGGCAGCCCGACGCACGAAATCATGCGCATGGGCATGGCGATTTCGCCGGAAGGCCGTCGCGTGTTCCCGAGTCTGACCGTCATCGAGAACCTCAAGATGGGCGGTTTTTTCGGGTCCAAGCATGAGATCGAAGCGGGCATGGAGCACGTCTTCAAGCTGTTTCCGCGGCTGGCGCAGCGCGGTAAGCAACGCGCGGGCACGATGTCCGGCGGCGAGCAGCAGATGCTTGCCATCGGGCGCGCGTTGATGAGCCGTCCGCGCCTGCTGCTGCTCGATGAGCCGACGCTGGGTCTCGCACCGCTCGTGATCGCGCAGATCTTCGACATCATCCGCACGATTCGCGAAGAAGGCGTGACGGTGTTTCTGGTCGAGCAGAACGCGAACAAGGCCTTGCACGTCGCCGATCGCGGCTACGTGCTCGAAACCGGACGCGTGGTGCTCGCCGACTCGGCCGACAACCTGCTGGCGAACGACGATATCAAGCGCGCTTATCTCGGCGCGTGA
- a CDS encoding branched-chain amino acid ABC transporter substrate-binding protein, with the protein MQFRHKSLFVAAALAFIGTAANAETVKIAIAGPFSGSVAQYGDMVKAGALTAIEEINAAGGVNGNKFEAVMMDDACEPKQAVAVANKIVSQKIKYVIGHVCSGSTIPASDIYENEGVVMITPSATAPQLTEGKKRHFIFRTIGRDDQQGPAAAQYIINKVKPKKVAVLHDKQSYGQGIATSVKKDLDAAKIPVVLFEGINAGDSDYSAVITKLKAQGVDFVYFGGYHPEMGLLLRQAREQGVKATFMGPEGVGNKDVTAIAGPSSEGMLVTLPADFAADPANAKLVKAFADAKRDPNGPFQMPAYTGVQLIAKSIAGAKSTDSEKVADYLHKNTFDTPIGKVSYDAAGDLKSFKFVVYTWHKDATKTAAN; encoded by the coding sequence ATGCAGTTCCGTCACAAATCCCTGTTCGTCGCCGCTGCGCTCGCCTTCATTGGTACGGCTGCCAATGCCGAGACCGTCAAAATCGCCATCGCCGGTCCGTTCAGCGGCTCGGTTGCCCAATACGGCGACATGGTCAAGGCCGGCGCGCTGACCGCGATTGAAGAAATCAATGCGGCCGGTGGCGTCAACGGCAACAAGTTTGAAGCGGTCATGATGGACGATGCGTGCGAGCCGAAGCAGGCCGTCGCTGTCGCCAACAAGATCGTCAGCCAGAAGATCAAGTACGTGATCGGTCACGTGTGCTCGGGTTCGACGATTCCGGCATCGGACATCTACGAAAACGAAGGCGTGGTGATGATCACCCCGTCGGCCACGGCCCCGCAACTGACCGAAGGCAAGAAGCGCCACTTCATCTTCCGCACGATCGGTCGTGACGATCAGCAAGGCCCGGCGGCTGCCCAGTACATCATCAACAAGGTCAAGCCGAAGAAGGTTGCCGTGCTGCATGACAAGCAGTCGTACGGTCAGGGCATTGCCACCTCGGTGAAGAAGGACCTCGACGCGGCCAAGATTCCGGTCGTGCTGTTCGAAGGCATCAACGCCGGCGACTCGGATTACTCGGCCGTCATCACCAAGCTCAAGGCGCAAGGTGTCGACTTCGTGTACTTCGGCGGCTACCACCCGGAAATGGGTCTGCTGCTGCGTCAGGCACGTGAGCAAGGCGTGAAGGCCACGTTCATGGGACCGGAAGGCGTGGGCAACAAGGACGTGACGGCCATCGCCGGCCCGTCGTCGGAAGGCATGCTGGTCACGCTGCCGGCCGACTTCGCCGCAGACCCGGCCAACGCCAAGCTGGTGAAGGCATTTGCCGACGCCAAGCGCGATCCGAACGGTCCGTTCCAGATGCCGGCTTACACGGGCGTGCAACTGATCGCCAAGAGCATTGCCGGCGCGAAGAGCACCGACTCGGAGAAGGTTGCCGATTACCTGCACAAGAACACGTTCGACACGCCGATCGGCAAGGTGTCCTACGATGCAGCCGGCGATCTGAAGTCGTTCAAGTTCGTCGTCTACACGTGGCACAAAGACGCGACCAAGACGGCCGCCAACTGA
- a CDS encoding TPM domain-containing protein codes for MQHRQHNLSRWLRHLGTWRAHARWLFSDKALDTLEAAIRDSEADHRCEIRLVIEAAMPLGAVWQGHTCRQRALQLFRQLGIAHTGDRTGILLYINIADHDIELIADKGVNALVAPRTWDTVVAQMSAGFRDDQYVPSVLDALDTLRGIAREHLPAHAGAAPDNALTDRPLMI; via the coding sequence ATGCAACATCGGCAACACAATCTCTCGCGCTGGCTGCGCCATCTCGGCACATGGCGCGCGCACGCCCGCTGGCTGTTCTCCGATAAAGCGCTCGACACGCTCGAAGCCGCGATTCGCGACTCCGAAGCCGATCATCGCTGCGAGATTCGTCTGGTGATCGAAGCGGCGATGCCGCTCGGCGCCGTCTGGCAGGGCCACACCTGCCGGCAGCGCGCCTTGCAATTGTTCCGCCAGCTCGGCATTGCCCACACGGGCGACCGGACCGGCATTCTGCTGTACATCAACATCGCCGATCACGATATCGAGCTGATCGCCGACAAGGGTGTCAATGCGCTGGTGGCACCGCGCACGTGGGACACCGTGGTCGCGCAGATGAGCGCCGGTTTTCGTGACGATCAGTATGTTCCGAGCGTGCTCGACGCTCTGGACACCTTGCGCGGCATTGCGCGCGAACACCTGCCGGCGCATGCCGGCGCGGCCCCGGACAATGCCTTGACCGACCGGCCGCTGATGATCTGA